A region from the Aquimarina sp. ERC-38 genome encodes:
- the mazG gene encoding nucleoside triphosphate pyrophosphohydrolase has product MNSRTQQLEAFDRLLTIMDELREQCPWDEKQTMQSLRHLTIEETYELGDAILDNNKEEVKNELGDLLLHLVFYAKIGSETKDFDIADVANAICDKLIHRHPHIYGDVEVENEEQVKQNWEQLKLKEGKKSVLEGVPKSLPALVKASRIQDKVAGVGFDWEASHQVLDKVKEELEELQEEVKNNDKDAIEAEFGDVLFSMINYARFLKINPEDALERTNKKFIKRFQYLESKAKGNQKSLKDMTLAEMDVYWEEAKRL; this is encoded by the coding sequence ATGAACTCAAGAACTCAACAACTAGAAGCCTTTGATCGTTTATTAACCATTATGGATGAATTGCGTGAACAGTGCCCCTGGGATGAAAAGCAAACTATGCAATCACTACGGCATCTTACTATCGAAGAAACTTACGAATTAGGAGATGCCATTTTAGACAATAATAAAGAAGAAGTAAAAAATGAATTAGGAGATTTACTTTTACATTTGGTTTTTTACGCGAAGATCGGAAGTGAAACTAAAGATTTTGATATTGCTGATGTAGCTAATGCTATTTGCGATAAGTTGATTCATCGTCACCCTCATATTTACGGAGATGTAGAGGTTGAAAATGAAGAGCAGGTTAAACAAAACTGGGAACAACTGAAACTAAAGGAAGGTAAGAAAAGTGTATTAGAAGGCGTTCCTAAAAGTTTACCTGCACTGGTAAAAGCAAGTAGAATTCAGGATAAAGTGGCAGGAGTAGGTTTTGACTGGGAGGCTTCTCATCAGGTATTAGACAAAGTCAAAGAAGAATTGGAAGAATTGCAAGAGGAAGTAAAGAACAATGACAAGGATGCGATTGAAGCGGAGTTTGGTGATGTTCTTTTCTCTATGATTAACTACGCCCGATTTTTAAAAATTAACCCGGAAGATGCTTTGGAACGAACGAATAAAAAATTTATCAAGCGTTTTCAATACCTCGAATCCAAAGCAAAAGGAAATCAGAAAAGCCTAAAAGATATGACATTAGCCGAAATGGATGTGTATTGGGAAGAAGCCAAAAGGTTGTAA
- a CDS encoding NAD(P)H-dependent flavin oxidoreductase produces MNRITSLFQIKYPIVQGGMVWASGWKLASAVSNAGGLGLLGAGSMYPEILQEHIIKCKKATDKPFGVNVPMLYPDLNALFNIIIKEKIPIVFTSAGNPKTYTNYLKQRGIIVVHVVSNLKFALKSVEAGVDAIVVEGFEAGGHNGRDETTTLVLLSTIAGKVLIPVLAAGGIATGSAMYAVMSLGADGVQVGSRFVATPEASSHIRFKDEIIKAKEGDTQLTLKELAPVRLLKNKFYQEVQKLYQKGTTKEELLNLLGRARAKKGMYEGDIENGELEIGQVSGLIHELKPAGTIVAEMISEYKMTQKRMSSVKF; encoded by the coding sequence ATGAATCGGATTACCTCCCTTTTCCAAATCAAGTATCCTATTGTACAAGGTGGAATGGTTTGGGCAAGTGGATGGAAATTGGCAAGTGCGGTAAGTAATGCCGGAGGATTGGGTTTATTAGGAGCTGGTTCAATGTATCCTGAGATTTTACAGGAACATATAATCAAGTGTAAAAAGGCAACTGATAAACCCTTTGGGGTGAATGTACCTATGCTATATCCTGATCTTAATGCTTTGTTTAATATAATAATTAAAGAAAAGATACCCATTGTATTTACTTCAGCAGGAAATCCTAAAACCTATACAAACTATTTAAAACAACGGGGCATTATCGTAGTCCATGTAGTTAGTAATTTAAAGTTTGCATTGAAGTCAGTAGAGGCAGGCGTGGATGCTATAGTAGTAGAAGGTTTTGAAGCCGGCGGACACAATGGGAGAGATGAAACTACGACCTTGGTTTTGCTATCAACCATTGCTGGTAAAGTTCTTATCCCAGTACTCGCTGCCGGAGGAATTGCAACCGGTTCGGCTATGTATGCTGTAATGTCATTAGGTGCAGATGGGGTACAGGTAGGTAGTAGATTTGTAGCAACTCCCGAAGCTTCGTCACACATACGTTTTAAAGACGAAATTATAAAGGCAAAAGAAGGTGACACCCAACTTACCCTGAAAGAATTAGCTCCCGTCCGGTTGCTAAAAAATAAGTTTTACCAGGAAGTACAGAAATTATATCAAAAAGGAACTACCAAAGAAGAATTATTGAACTTACTGGGTCGCGCACGGGCAAAAAAAGGCATGTATGAAGGGGATATAGAAAATGGGGAGTTGGAAATAGGACAGGTTTCCGGGTTGATACATGAATTAAAGCCTGCCGGAACTATTGTAGCAGAAATGATAAGCGAATATAAGATGACACAAAAAAGAATGTCATCTGTCAAGTTTTAA
- a CDS encoding S8 family serine peptidase, with product MKKFILLVLFCYSSLSFAQVEDAWIYFQDKPNVQDALARPLSILTQKAIDRKARHNTPIDQRDVPVNEKYVATIKNSAGITYLAKSKWFNCVYVRGELDAIQELANLTFVESIDYADNSLDDGMVKKPVITKKNDQYDKFKLEKKANFDYATSEAQTLQIGVDQLHKQGYTGKGITIAVMDSGFPGVATNSVFEQARTEGRLLESYDFVNRSTDALTGNSHGAHTFSTIAGFVNGQFVGTAPNASYHLFITEDGPTEGPMEESLWVEAAERADSLGVDVINTSLGYSNGFDNPAYNYTPSDMDGETTFISRGANIAFAKGMLVVVSAGNSGGNNWGIITAPADAPGAFSIGAVTGSGNRSGFSSTGPTADNRIKPDVVARGSATTIVRANGDPGVSSGTSFSSPIIAGAVASLWEAFPDKTNAEIMQLVRASASQFANPDNRLGYGIPNFGSIVETLNTVTNEVASLSLYPNPVKDIIYISNPIKNQVKASIYASDGRLVKKVSFTNKESILLSDLTSGLYMIKIEGASQFYQTKFIKQ from the coding sequence ATGAAAAAATTTATTTTACTTGTTTTATTTTGTTACAGTTCTTTAAGCTTTGCTCAGGTAGAAGACGCATGGATTTATTTTCAAGATAAGCCAAATGTTCAGGATGCCTTAGCTCGACCTTTGTCCATCTTAACCCAAAAAGCTATTGATAGAAAAGCACGACACAACACTCCCATTGACCAACGAGATGTACCGGTAAATGAGAAATATGTAGCAACAATAAAAAATAGTGCTGGAATTACCTATTTAGCGAAGTCAAAATGGTTTAATTGTGTATACGTACGCGGAGAATTAGATGCTATTCAAGAACTGGCCAACCTTACCTTTGTAGAAAGTATTGATTATGCAGATAACTCCCTAGATGACGGTATGGTAAAGAAGCCAGTAATTACTAAGAAAAACGACCAGTATGATAAATTTAAACTAGAAAAAAAAGCTAATTTTGATTACGCTACTTCAGAAGCGCAAACCCTTCAGATAGGTGTCGATCAATTGCATAAACAAGGATATACCGGTAAAGGTATTACCATAGCGGTTATGGATTCTGGTTTTCCGGGGGTAGCTACCAATTCTGTTTTTGAACAAGCGCGAACTGAGGGAAGGTTGCTGGAAAGTTATGATTTTGTTAATCGAAGTACTGATGCCTTAACAGGTAATAGTCATGGGGCACATACATTTAGTACCATTGCCGGATTTGTAAACGGTCAATTTGTAGGAACAGCCCCTAATGCCAGTTATCATTTATTTATCACCGAAGACGGACCTACGGAAGGTCCTATGGAAGAATCTTTATGGGTAGAAGCAGCAGAAAGAGCAGATAGTTTGGGGGTAGACGTTATCAATACTTCTTTAGGATATTCCAATGGTTTTGATAATCCAGCTTATAATTATACTCCTTCTGATATGGACGGAGAAACTACCTTTATCTCGAGAGGCGCTAATATAGCTTTTGCCAAAGGAATGTTAGTGGTGGTTTCCGCAGGAAATTCCGGTGGGAATAATTGGGGTATTATTACTGCTCCTGCTGATGCACCTGGGGCTTTTTCTATAGGCGCCGTTACTGGTAGCGGAAATCGTTCGGGATTTAGTAGTACTGGACCCACGGCAGATAATCGGATAAAACCTGATGTGGTAGCCCGAGGAAGTGCCACTACTATTGTTCGTGCTAATGGAGACCCGGGAGTTAGTAGTGGTACATCTTTTAGTAGTCCTATTATAGCAGGTGCGGTAGCGTCTTTATGGGAAGCATTTCCTGATAAGACCAATGCTGAAATTATGCAATTGGTAAGGGCCTCTGCCAGTCAGTTTGCTAATCCTGATAATCGATTAGGATATGGTATCCCAAATTTCGGAAGCATTGTAGAGACTCTAAATACGGTTACAAATGAAGTAGCTAGCCTCTCTTTATATCCTAATCCGGTAAAAGATATTATATATATATCTAACCCAATAAAGAATCAGGTTAAAGCCAGTATATATGCTTCGGATGGTAGGTTGGTAAAAAAAGTTTCTTTTACTAATAAAGAATCAATCCTACTTTCGGATTTGACCTCCGGATTATACATGATAAAAATTGAAGGAGCATCACAATTCTATCAGACTAAGTTTATCAAACAATAA
- the mnmA gene encoding tRNA 2-thiouridine(34) synthase MnmA — MGKRVVVGLSGGVDSSVAAYLLKEQGYEVIGLFMKNWHDDSVTISDECPWLEDSNDALLVAEKLGIPFQTVDLSEQYKERIVDYMFAEYKAGRTPNPDVLCNREIKFDVFMDIAFSLGADFVATGHYCRRDSESIDGTTVYKLLSGKDTNKDQSYFLCQLSQKQLSKTLFPIGELVKSEVRKIAAAQGLITAEKKDSQGLCFIGKVRLPDFLQQQLKPKVGDIVEIPADNSLYKKEELNFDSPAEKYRFLAKKYQYNTISGQKVGEHQGAHFFTKGQRKGLAVGGTPEPLFVIETDVASNIIYTGQGKSHPGLYRKALFVKKEEIHWVREDLQLEIGQELQVKARIRYRQPLENALLHFSAEGLYVVFENPQSAITEGQFVAWYNQDELLGSGVIS, encoded by the coding sequence ATGGGTAAGAGAGTGGTTGTGGGACTTTCAGGAGGGGTGGATTCCAGTGTTGCTGCGTACTTATTAAAAGAGCAGGGATACGAGGTAATTGGGCTTTTTATGAAAAACTGGCATGATGATTCTGTTACCATTTCTGATGAATGCCCTTGGCTTGAAGATAGTAATGATGCTTTATTAGTAGCAGAGAAATTGGGCATACCTTTTCAAACCGTAGACCTAAGCGAACAATATAAAGAACGGATTGTTGACTACATGTTTGCTGAGTATAAAGCAGGTCGGACTCCTAATCCGGATGTGCTTTGCAATCGTGAAATTAAGTTTGATGTATTTATGGACATTGCCTTTTCGTTAGGTGCTGATTTTGTCGCTACCGGACATTATTGCCGTAGGGATAGCGAAAGTATTGACGGGACTACAGTTTATAAATTACTATCAGGAAAAGATACGAATAAGGACCAGTCTTATTTTTTATGTCAATTATCTCAAAAACAGTTAAGTAAAACCTTATTTCCGATAGGAGAACTGGTAAAGTCTGAAGTTCGTAAAATTGCAGCCGCACAAGGTTTGATTACTGCTGAAAAAAAAGATTCTCAAGGATTATGTTTTATAGGCAAGGTGCGCTTACCGGATTTTTTACAACAACAACTTAAACCAAAAGTCGGTGATATTGTAGAAATACCAGCTGATAACTCATTATATAAAAAAGAAGAATTAAACTTTGACTCTCCTGCGGAAAAGTATAGGTTTTTAGCAAAAAAATATCAATATAATACCATTTCAGGGCAGAAGGTAGGAGAACACCAGGGCGCGCATTTTTTTACCAAAGGGCAACGAAAAGGCCTGGCGGTAGGAGGTACTCCCGAACCCTTATTTGTCATTGAAACTGATGTAGCTTCCAATATTATATACACCGGGCAGGGAAAAAGTCATCCCGGTTTATACCGAAAAGCACTTTTTGTTAAAAAAGAAGAAATACATTGGGTTCGGGAAGATTTACAGTTAGAAATTGGTCAGGAATTACAGGTGAAAGCCCGGATACGTTATCGCCAACCTTTAGAAAATGCATTATTACATTTTTCTGCAGAAGGATTGTATGTTGTTTTTGAAAACCCGCAAAGTGCTATTACAGAAGGTCAGTTTGTAGCCTGGTATAATCAGGATGAATTGCTAGGTTCCGGAGTAATTTCGTAA
- a CDS encoding toxin-antitoxin system YwqK family antitoxin, translated as MIYKFPVLLLLISSSLTSVFAQEINQFDQEGKRHGIWQKKYENTDQLRYEGTFEHGKEVGEFKFYKPSSGSQPTATKQFVKDSDTVVVQYYTSKGTLISKGQMLNKKRVGDWTYFHQDGKAIMMTEKYIDGMLNGPQKTYFENGKLTEEAVYVNDKKEGKRVVYSEKGNKLKEFTYVNDKLEGLASYYEPDGTLSIEGVYKNDKKNGVWKYYENGKLKEEKTFPLKVKK; from the coding sequence ATGATTTATAAATTCCCTGTGCTACTTTTGTTAATAAGTAGTAGTTTAACTAGTGTTTTTGCACAAGAAATAAACCAGTTTGATCAGGAAGGGAAAAGACATGGAATATGGCAAAAGAAATATGAAAATACCGATCAACTCCGATATGAAGGTACTTTTGAACATGGTAAGGAAGTAGGTGAATTTAAATTTTATAAACCCAGCAGCGGGTCACAACCTACAGCTACAAAACAATTTGTAAAAGACTCCGATACGGTAGTGGTTCAATATTATACCTCTAAAGGTACTTTAATTAGTAAAGGTCAAATGCTAAACAAGAAAAGAGTAGGAGACTGGACGTATTTTCATCAGGACGGAAAGGCAATTATGATGACAGAAAAGTATATTGACGGAATGTTAAACGGACCTCAAAAAACATATTTTGAAAATGGTAAACTAACTGAAGAAGCTGTATATGTAAATGATAAAAAAGAAGGAAAACGTGTAGTATATTCTGAAAAGGGAAATAAGTTAAAAGAGTTTACGTATGTAAATGATAAACTGGAAGGTCTTGCATCTTATTATGAACCCGATGGTACGCTGAGTATTGAAGGAGTATACAAAAACGATAAAAAAAATGGGGTATGGAAGTATTATGAGAATGGTAAGCTAAAAGAAGAAAAGACGTTCCCTTTAAAAGTTAAGAAGTAG
- a CDS encoding fasciclin domain-containing protein, whose protein sequence is MISFSKYRIIALLTVLLFGFYACSDDDDNNTNRANTDFTLAALAADDPELTDLVAALQATELVDLLNGTTSYTLLAPTNAAFDTFFTNNDIYNQISDVPVALLTQIILYHVIDGNLLAEQFTDTGYENTIAPSESEVLNDTINNRGLSIYYNATNGLKFNNETTVVTSDVTAANGTLHKVDRLLSLPTLTSTLQVNPDLVTLLNRLKTTGLIDTLSNAKDFTLLAPTNQAFEIAGSTGMDPLEALLKNHVVDSILTATAIIQKGNGYTQTLSQLTPKDNVFLSLYHNTNSGVRFNGKATVTTPDIVTPNGLIHIIDAVITLPAITDFITADPDFTTLFIALTDDTPGTDFTAIFSRTNVDNPDGFNAPFTLFAPVEAAFATFGPVPEEAILTPILLGHTLSGANICSDDLMDGTLTTLNGDITVAASERTLGSPGNDSLVSILSTDIQAVNGIIHKIDNVLLQE, encoded by the coding sequence ATGATTTCTTTTTCAAAATATAGAATAATAGCATTATTGACTGTTTTATTGTTTGGCTTTTATGCTTGTAGCGATGATGATGATAACAATACAAATAGAGCTAATACGGATTTTACCCTGGCTGCCCTGGCTGCTGATGACCCTGAACTGACAGATCTGGTTGCTGCTCTGCAAGCTACAGAGCTGGTTGACCTACTTAACGGAACTACAAGTTATACACTACTGGCACCAACTAATGCTGCTTTTGACACATTTTTTACTAATAATGATATCTATAATCAAATTAGTGACGTACCGGTAGCACTTCTAACCCAAATTATCCTGTATCACGTAATTGATGGGAATTTACTTGCCGAACAATTTACGGATACCGGATATGAAAATACTATTGCTCCTTCTGAAAGTGAAGTTTTAAATGATACTATCAACAATCGGGGGCTTAGTATTTACTATAATGCTACGAACGGATTAAAGTTTAACAACGAAACTACAGTAGTGACATCTGACGTTACTGCTGCAAACGGGACACTTCATAAAGTAGACCGATTGCTTTCTTTACCTACACTTACTTCAACTTTACAGGTTAATCCGGACTTAGTAACATTGCTTAACCGATTAAAAACTACCGGATTAATTGATACACTTTCTAATGCTAAAGATTTTACGCTGTTAGCTCCAACAAATCAGGCTTTTGAAATTGCTGGAAGTACGGGTATGGACCCATTGGAAGCACTTTTAAAAAACCATGTAGTAGATTCCATTTTGACAGCTACAGCAATCATACAAAAAGGCAATGGATATACGCAGACCTTATCTCAGTTAACTCCTAAAGATAATGTGTTTTTAAGTCTTTATCATAATACGAATAGTGGTGTACGTTTTAACGGAAAAGCAACCGTAACTACACCTGATATTGTAACACCTAACGGGCTTATTCATATTATAGATGCGGTGATCACCCTGCCAGCTATCACTGATTTTATTACCGCTGACCCGGATTTTACTACCTTATTTATAGCATTAACTGATGATACTCCCGGAACAGATTTTACTGCTATTTTCTCTCGAACTAACGTAGATAATCCGGACGGTTTTAATGCCCCGTTTACCTTGTTTGCACCTGTTGAGGCTGCGTTTGCTACTTTTGGACCCGTACCGGAAGAGGCTATCCTAACTCCTATTTTATTAGGTCATACCCTTTCAGGAGCGAATATTTGTTCTGATGATCTAATGGATGGGACTCTTACCACACTAAACGGAGATATTACTGTAGCTGCTAGCGAACGAACTCTTGGCAGTCCGGGTAATGATAGTCTGGTTAGTATTTTATCTACAGATATACAAGCAGTAAATGGAATTATTCACAAGATTGATAATGTTTTATTACAAGAATAA
- a CDS encoding fasciclin domain-containing protein produces MTIISNLKRYAIVAALVLGVTSCSEDDTDNPVGPNIVETAIAEEDLSILVEALQITGLDETLSGSGPFTVLAPTDETFRVALTDLNVDSISQVPVEILRPLLLNHVILDKELTSETLIEAGSGYDNTAAVYDDGDDTTTDPALSIFFNTVENKVTFNGINVLEADIEASNGIIHKISGVLNLPRVATIAVADSDNFSSLLAAVAKVDSDLQSGLATALFNVDSELTLFAPTNEAFSNALTALGFNSLDDVPSETLLAILQAHIIGDTIVRAEDLVDGDVTTLNGDITINAGDTTVLGPGNSEPANITTANLTGINGVIHIIDSVILPEL; encoded by the coding sequence ATGACTATTATTTCAAATTTAAAAAGGTATGCTATAGTAGCAGCCTTAGTACTAGGTGTTACCTCTTGTAGTGAGGATGATACCGACAATCCTGTGGGTCCTAATATAGTAGAAACTGCAATTGCAGAAGAAGATCTATCAATTTTAGTAGAAGCTTTACAAATAACTGGCTTGGACGAAACTTTAAGTGGTAGCGGACCTTTTACCGTATTAGCCCCAACCGATGAGACATTTAGAGTTGCATTAACAGATTTAAATGTTGACAGTATAAGTCAAGTACCCGTAGAAATCTTACGACCTCTTTTGTTGAATCATGTGATCTTAGATAAAGAATTGACTTCAGAAACGTTAATTGAAGCAGGTAGTGGTTACGATAATACTGCTGCAGTTTATGATGATGGAGATGATACTACTACCGATCCCGCTTTAAGCATATTTTTTAATACTGTTGAAAATAAAGTTACTTTTAATGGTATTAATGTATTGGAAGCAGATATTGAGGCGAGTAATGGAATTATTCATAAGATAAGTGGAGTTCTTAATTTACCTAGAGTTGCCACTATTGCAGTAGCAGATTCTGATAATTTTTCAAGTTTGTTAGCAGCTGTTGCGAAAGTGGACTCAGATTTACAATCCGGGTTAGCTACTGCTTTATTTAATGTAGATAGCGAACTAACTCTTTTTGCACCTACAAATGAAGCTTTTAGTAACGCGTTAACCGCTTTAGGATTTAATTCATTGGATGATGTTCCGTCAGAAACTTTACTAGCTATTTTACAAGCACATATTATTGGTGATACTATCGTTAGAGCTGAAGATTTAGTAGACGGAGATGTAACTACCTTGAACGGCGATATTACCATAAATGCCGGAGATACAACAGTGCTAGGACCTGGAAACAGTGAACCAGCCAATATAACAACAGCAAATTTAACTGGTATTAATGGTGTAATTCATATTATTGATTCAGTGATCTTACCTGAGCTTTAA
- a CDS encoding fasciclin domain-containing protein, whose translation MTIFSNFKKYAIVAALVLGVAACSDDDDGNGGNPDISGTIVETAIGDEDLSSLVAALEKADLVGILNGPGPFTVLAPTNQAFANLLDNLNVASLDDLTAEQLRPVLLNHVIAGKILTAETLTTAGNGYDTTAATYDDGDSDTMNNPALSIYFTTEGGVTFNGISTVMTADIRATNGIIHKVDEVITLPTVATFAVANENLSTLVAALTTLTPSTDFPSILSRTADESDGINPPFTVFAPTNDAFAAISVPTDEAQVAAILQAHVISGANVRSSMLADVEGDVGTLNGDVTIVANPPTVQGSDNEDPVEINTDFVDIQAINGVIHVVNGVILPEL comes from the coding sequence ATGACGATTTTTTCAAATTTTAAAAAGTACGCAATAGTTGCAGCTTTAGTATTAGGAGTTGCTGCTTGTAGCGACGATGACGATGGAAACGGTGGGAATCCGGATATTAGCGGAACTATTGTAGAAACAGCTATCGGTGATGAGGATTTATCAAGTTTAGTAGCAGCTCTAGAAAAAGCAGACTTAGTTGGAATTCTAAATGGTCCAGGACCATTTACTGTTTTGGCTCCAACGAATCAGGCATTTGCTAATTTATTAGACAATTTGAATGTTGCTAGTTTAGATGATCTTACAGCCGAACAATTAAGACCTGTTTTATTAAATCATGTAATTGCAGGAAAAATACTAACTGCAGAAACTCTTACAACTGCTGGTAATGGTTATGATACAACCGCTGCTACGTATGATGATGGAGATAGCGATACCATGAATAATCCGGCCTTAAGTATTTATTTTACTACGGAGGGTGGCGTTACTTTTAACGGTATCTCTACTGTAATGACAGCAGATATTAGAGCAACCAACGGAATCATTCATAAAGTTGATGAAGTTATTACTTTACCAACAGTTGCTACATTTGCCGTTGCAAATGAAAATCTTTCTACATTGGTAGCTGCTTTAACTACATTAACACCAAGCACGGATTTTCCTTCTATTTTAAGTAGAACTGCAGATGAAAGTGATGGTATTAATCCTCCTTTTACAGTTTTTGCTCCTACTAATGATGCTTTTGCAGCGATTAGCGTACCTACTGATGAAGCACAAGTTGCAGCTATCTTACAAGCACATGTAATTTCTGGAGCTAATGTTAGGTCTAGCATGTTAGCCGATGTTGAAGGAGATGTTGGTACTTTAAACGGAGATGTTACTATTGTAGCTAACCCACCAACGGTTCAGGGATCTGACAATGAAGATCCTGTTGAAATTAACACGGATTTCGTAGATATTCAAGCGATCAACGGTGTTATTCATGTTGTAAATGGAGTGATCTTACCAGAATTATAG
- the yidC gene encoding membrane protein insertase YidC, protein MEEKKFDLNTVIGFVLIFGIMIYMLYVNKPSEEELAAEKAKQELVEKQDAKKAKVSPETPQKAETVLVQPKDSLGLVKAKEQLGAFAYSVTLPSAKETFTTIENDVLQLKINNKGGYIHDAILKKFKTYDSVPVYLIRNGENASFNLTLNTTDNRILQTENLYFEPSLSKNGENQVLSMKLKVSESQFLEYRYEINPGNYMMDFSIKSKGLDNVLVSNQPVVLQWNLQAIRHAKSASYENRYTDIHYEYEDGKDDFTGQSSLDDDEEADIAWIGFKQHFFVSILLTDTPFESAKFTSKNIVADTEESDKDIKYLKEFSATAPLEIKGGELAYNMNWYYGPTDYKILNDYDRNLDEIVPLGWGIFGVINKYVFIPLFTLLSSFISSYGLVIILMTILIKILLSPVQYKQYLSQAKMKVLRPEIAAINEKHKDNAMKKQQETMALYSKAGASPMAGCIPSLIQLPLLYALFSFFPSAFDLRQKSFLWADDLSSYDTIAKLPFEIPFYGDHVSLFPILASIAIFIYMTMTTGQTMQTQQPGMPNMKFIMYLSPLMMLVFFNNYASGLSLYYFVSNLITIGIMLVIKNFIIDDEKIHAKIEANKKKPKKQGKFQQKMKELMEQAEQQKAKGKR, encoded by the coding sequence ATGGAAGAAAAGAAGTTTGACTTAAATACGGTCATTGGTTTTGTATTGATTTTCGGAATTATGATTTACATGCTATATGTAAACAAACCTTCTGAAGAAGAACTTGCCGCCGAAAAAGCAAAACAGGAACTAGTTGAAAAACAAGATGCCAAAAAAGCAAAAGTAAGTCCTGAAACACCTCAAAAAGCAGAAACGGTATTAGTTCAGCCAAAGGACTCACTTGGATTAGTAAAAGCTAAAGAACAGCTGGGCGCTTTTGCTTACTCAGTAACTTTGCCTTCGGCTAAAGAAACCTTTACTACCATAGAAAATGATGTTTTACAGCTTAAAATTAATAACAAAGGGGGGTATATTCATGATGCTATTTTAAAGAAGTTTAAAACATATGATTCCGTACCTGTATATCTAATCCGTAATGGGGAGAATGCCAGTTTTAACCTGACACTAAACACTACAGATAACCGGATTTTACAAACTGAGAACCTGTATTTTGAACCGTCTCTTTCTAAAAATGGAGAAAACCAGGTACTTTCTATGAAATTAAAAGTATCCGAAAGTCAGTTTTTAGAATACCGCTACGAGATAAACCCCGGGAATTATATGATGGACTTTAGTATAAAATCCAAAGGTCTGGATAACGTTCTCGTAAGCAATCAACCGGTAGTATTGCAATGGAATTTGCAAGCGATCCGTCACGCAAAAAGTGCTTCGTATGAGAACCGCTATACCGATATACATTATGAATATGAAGATGGAAAAGACGATTTTACCGGACAAAGCTCCCTTGACGATGACGAAGAAGCAGATATAGCCTGGATTGGTTTTAAACAACACTTTTTCGTTTCTATATTATTAACAGATACTCCTTTTGAATCAGCCAAGTTTACTTCCAAAAATATAGTTGCTGATACGGAGGAAAGTGATAAGGATATTAAATACTTAAAAGAATTTTCGGCAACCGCACCTTTAGAAATTAAGGGGGGTGAACTAGCCTATAATATGAACTGGTATTACGGACCTACGGATTATAAAATTTTAAATGATTATGATCGTAACCTAGACGAGATTGTTCCTTTAGGATGGGGGATATTTGGCGTTATCAATAAATATGTATTTATTCCCTTATTTACTCTTTTAAGTAGCTTTATCTCCTCTTACGGTCTGGTAATTATTTTAATGACCATTCTGATCAAAATTTTATTATCCCCGGTACAGTACAAACAGTATTTATCCCAGGCTAAAATGAAAGTGCTACGACCGGAAATTGCTGCAATCAATGAAAAGCATAAGGATAACGCCATGAAAAAACAACAGGAAACCATGGCATTGTATAGTAAGGCAGGGGCAAGTCCGATGGCAGGATGTATTCCATCCTTGATCCAACTACCTTTATTATATGCGTTATTTAGCTTTTTTCCCAGTGCCTTTGATTTACGCCAAAAAAGCTTTTTATGGGCAGATGATTTGTCCAGTTATGATACGATTGCAAAATTACCTTTTGAAATTCCTTTTTACGGGGATCATGTCAGTTTATTTCCGATTCTAGCTTCCATTGCCATCTTTATCTATATGACCATGACTACAGGGCAAACCATGCAAACCCAACAACCGGGGATGCCCAATATGAAGTTTATCATGTACCTGTCTCCTTTGATGATGTTAGTGTTCTTTAACAATTATGCCAGTGGGTTATCACTTTATTATTTTGTTTCCAATTTAATTACAATTGGAATTATGTTAGTAATCAAAAACTTTATTATTGACGATGAAAAAATTCATGCAAAGATCGAAGCCAATAAAAAGAAACCAAAAAAACAAGGAAAGTTCCAGCAGAAAATGAAAGAACTCATGGAACAAGCTGAACAACAAAAAGCCAAAGGAAAACGCTAA